From the genome of Tachypleus tridentatus isolate NWPU-2018 chromosome 6, ASM421037v1, whole genome shotgun sequence:
TTATCGTGGATTTATTTATAACCGTCTCTCccttgttttaaatacaaataacagaAATAGTTGAATCGACATAATTAATGTATAGTTCATTGTACTGGTTCGGTGTTAAGATATATTTACTGACTGGAAGTTATCAtgtttatttgacatttttatatatatttcggTGGATTCGATGTTAGCGTTTAACTTTTGTTGGTCACTTTTTGGGgaaaaaaagtagaaaatgtgGTCAAATATTCGAttacttattgttttgttttcaggttCAATATGTGAGTGCTGGCTGATTTGTTCTCAGTATATTTGTGTCAGTAAATAATTTTTGcggtaatattttttttttttcggaattTTGAGGACCATTGCTTCATATAATAACACATGTAATTGGAATGGTCCCCGTTAATATTTTTTGACAAGCCTAATAAGGAAATGAAACGGAAACCAGCGACTGCGGTGCCACAATGATTGATTTATTAAGATCCTTTGTAAAAGAAGGTCGCGAGGTCGTTCATTCACGTACAGTCAAGAGCAATTGACGCGCGTTTTGGAGGTCTGTCCGAGTTCTTTTACGTGATTAATTACGTCAATTTTAGCAAGTTCACATCACCagcagtggcggatttaaggttgtaaGGGCCCAggagctaataatttttgtgggtccTACATGCcacgtaattttacataaaattatcattAGGCTCTCATTAAGACCATGGACTCTGGGGCTGATTTCCCTTTAGCCTTTACTTAAACAGGCCACTGATTACCAGTATAAAAACAGAGACGAGTAATAATTTCCTATACCAATAGATTTTGCAATAATTTAATGACATTTACTGAAGTAACTGGCTTAAAATCAACTGCTATATACGTCTCTGCATTCGTTATTTCAAGTAATCTTAAGTTACCTCGTTACTGTAAGCTCGCTTTGTATGGGGGGGTACTCCATTTGGCGTACAAAAAACACGAAGATTTCCCTATTCCATGCTAGAAAACAATGTTAAACCATAATGAAGCTTATGTTCATTAAATGTACgattcaaaactaaaaattaagttTCGTTTTCTTGTTCTGAGAACATTGCGAAATATCCGAcctataacataaatattttaagtatgagAAAACAATGAGAATTTTAATATACTCGAATTAAATTGGAAAATAATCACTTGGACATATCCTCGAGTTTCTTCCATTCCTATAAGGTGATATTAATCCTGACAAgtgagttatttaattattggAATATTCAGGGGGCGTCTAATTTAATGTTCTCAACACTCtgggaaatatatatttaaccacCATATAATAAATAAGTCTGACAATTTATAACGCTTGAAATGTTTtatactaggcccggcatggccaaatggttagggcgctcgactcgcaaagagtcgcgggttcgaatccctgtcacactaaacgtACTCGCCCTCtcagttgtgggagcgttataatggcacagtcaatccaattattcgttggcaaaagtgtagcccaaggactggcggtgggtggcgatgactagctgcctcccctctagtctacCACTGCTAAATTTGGATCAGATAGTCCATAATATAGTTTGTGTTTATCATTCATGATCTCTTCACTGAATAACCTTTATCTTAATACACTGTTTTTTAAGGTAGAATATGCTAACGTTTCAGAATTGTACATGATTATTCAATGAACCTTTTCTATCTTCGTTGTAcaatagtatttatatttaactcTAATATTAACCCTCTTTAAAAAAAGTTCTGTAATTATACATTTCTACTAGTTCACTACCGCTGAAATCCATACTCGAGatgtgtgttttgtaaaatatgtatttatttaatggaCCTTTTAAACCTAACCTGTACCAACAGCTGTTAACATTTTTCGTTACTCTGCTACTAGTGCTCTATATAAACAACTACTGACCGAATTTACTGTTTTTGCACCATGTTTACAGATGAGCACCCAAATTTTTCGCAAATTTTTGAACTAGTTTATTATTTGGGTTTGCAAGTTGCTTTTTGGGCATTTCCAATTAGCATGAAACATCAGGTATTCCAATGAAATCCAGAAATAGCGTTGAATTTACCTAGGCAGTATTGTAAGATCGGATTAATTTAAGCTGTAACATATGTTTTtggaaaaaatgaaaatgacTTGTCCCTGCTGGACAAACATCAGGATCTAATGAAACTTCGCGAAGATCTAGAATAACTATTCTGATTAGCGTGTCGTACTATGAATTTaagggttcatggttcgcgtACCATTAAAAACTAGCTACTTACAAATGAAGGCCGTGGATATTATTAGTGTGACGGTAAAATCTATCCACTAGTCTTAACGTTCGCAGTAAGTGATAATAAGTTCTCCTTAATCCAGgggaggcccggtatggccaggtggttaaagcactcgacttgtaatctgagggtttcgggttcgaatccctatcacaccaaacatgctcgccctttcagccgtgggggcgttataaagttacaatcaatcccagtattcgttggtaaaagagtagcccaagaattgatggtgggtggtgatgactagctacctcccctattgtcttactctgctaaattagggacggttagcgcagatagccctcgcgtagttttgcgcgaaattcaaaacaaaccaaacaaatccaGGGGTTTCTAGCTAGTGGTGCGTGAGAAACTGtggaaaaacattaacaaaaaaagtAAACCTCGGACTTTGAGATGTTGAGATATTCCAATAGCTCGCACTCGAATTATTTCTTGACGTTTTCTGTAACAAATCATATGCGTCAAGGGTACGACGCTAATTCAGAGGTGGGGGAGTGGCACAGTCATAAACTTTACTAGTGTGTCAGttcaacattaaaattttagttcCGTGGAAGAAGATATTCCAACtcgctgttttgtttttatttcagatcCTGATCTCTGGAACTAATAGTCAACGTGGTTGGGAAGTTTAACAATTTTTCAGTCTTCAACTGCATGTTTCAAATGGCGGAAACGGCGAAACTGACGATTCGAAATAAAGACGATCCTATTTATTCTAATCAGTCCCTTAACATCGAGGTAAAACTGATGGACAGTATAAACCAAACAACAGTCCTtaaagaaataatcaaatatCCACGTGACGTCACAATATTTGCTGCAGTCTGTTGTATCATATTCATTATTACAGGGTTGCTAGGTAACCTCCTCACAATTCTCGCCCTCTGTCGGAGTGTAAAGCTCAGAAACGCCACCACAGCGTTTGTAATTAGCCTTTGTACAGCCGACTTTTTATTTTGTGCGATCAATCTACCCCTAACGGCATCAAGGTACATACACCAATCTTGGTTGCAAGGTGAAACGTTGTGTTCTTTGTTCCCATTTTTTTTCTATGGGAACGTCGGCGCCTCCTTGATGTCCATGACACTGATTACCATCAATAGgtaagttgtttaaaacttgtAGGTTTTGTTTAACATTGCCCAAGTTTCCTTCTTCTTTTCAACTTCAATTTCTGGAGCAGTTCCACAATAAACCATCATGAAGGATAGCCGCTCGGAGATTctgtattaattaataaagaaaacggTTTCATTAATTGAAGGTTGAGAAGATATCTTTGTCGTAAAGATGATTTTGTTAATAAAGGATGAGGCAGTGTGTTATTGGTTAAGATGTCACTgtaacattgttgattaaatatgATATCAATCAATTTGTACTTGCTTTATAGTGCATACAgtgtatttcagttttactttacctgaacatctgatgTTAGCTGTGAGTTAACACTGCTAGAGAATATTACGTATATTTGTGGACGAGAGATATTGAAAGAATTACACATGATAAATGTGTATAACGTGGAGAGagctttaatttttgtaagaAACAAAATGGTTCTTTGTACTGAGTTGATAATATCATGGTGTTCATAAACAAGGCACTTGTTTCTGAGGGTGTCACACAAGGGACAAATGTGTAATGTGAATAATTCGAATAAAACGTATTTCTTATAACGCGTCATTCTTATTGTGTGTGTACACATCTCGACCCGTGGTCATTATTACACAGGAACGAGTTGAAATGGAAGTTTCTTTAGAAGGGCAACattgtttcaaattaataattttattataaatgaaaccGGCGTTGAATTTATGTAAAGGTTAATAGTTTAacgtttttacttttttgtggtTTCCTTTTATCTGAAGCTAGCCGATTTTCAGAGACAAAAACTCTTACTAGTATTATTATGTCTCAaagaacagtaaaaataaaacaatcataagTGAATGTTTAATATCTAGTGTTTTCCGTAATATTGTCTTGCTGTTTTGTTCTAATAAGAGACTAATCCAGTTTTACTATGTTTAGGTTCATCTTGATCAACCATCACAATCTGTACGATAAAGTCTACCAGAAACACTATGTGGCACTGATGATCGTCTTCAGTTGGATATTTAGTTTTGCAATGCTAATACCTACCTTAGCCAGTGCGTGGGGAACGTTTGGTTTGGACGAGGAGACGTTTTCGTGTACCATTCTCAAACGTAACGGTCGTTCTCCTAAGAAGTTTTTGTTCATCTTGGGTTTCCTGATTCCTTGTATTGTTATAATTGTCTCCTACTCCTGCATTTTTTACAAGGTTATCTCTTTTACTTTATTTGTCCCTGAAAATAAATAGCTATTATTGTTTAAAACCCGTTTTCATTAATTTTAGGGTAAATAGTATCTTTAATTTTCAGTGTTCAGATGAGCTTTCCAGCATGCTGTCCAACATGGCTGCCAAAATTTGACACTTTCCCTCGAGAGGAGACTGTATTTTAACTTTCGCAGAAATTTGCAACATATAAGATGCACATAAAATGTACATGACTTGTTTCCTTCTCTGGGCTTTAAGTGAACAACCAAAACCTGAAACACTCGTTTTTTTTCTGTGCAATAAATTAGTATTGGCATTAATATTCTTGTCAATCACTACCTCTtaagttcatattttaaatactttgtcACCTCTTTCAATTTCTTTCTATTAATTAAGGGTACGATAAGAAATTTCAGTAGCGTACTCCATGTTTATATACATCATTCCAGCGATGTACTCCCTATTTATGTacaatactgtgcaaaagtgttaggatacGGAAATATCTCCATTCTTACCATTCTATTGTGCTAATTCTTCCATATCATTATAgtatgtaaatttcaacactttggtaatgcttcactgatccttgTTGATGATTCAATGATCCAgggtgaaaatatttattaattggaATTCATATATACTTGTACCAAacgcatgtcataagggttctgcctGAATGATagtactgatcaaatttagggtctgaaataactgtcatggtaccccatgcagtgtcttaacaacatagaaagaagctagcagagagctagcatatggtactgatgtatgctagaagaaatcaatttaataccCTCTACAAATAAACCTTGAGAAAGTGTTTAAGACTATATATTAAGTAGTTGTGTCTTACCATGGCCTACAAAGTATTGAGAATCGTCAGTAGAACGGAGAGTTCACATAAAAACTTTACGTAATGTTGGTTGGACTTGAAATCCTCactaaacactgtcaagtacaccttaGGATCATGAGACAAATATGAAAATTGCAAAGGAAGAGGAAGAACACCTGAACTCAGtgatactaatgttaagtatcttcatttataCAGCCTTCGGGAAAGAGTACTACCAATGATCTAATgcatgagataaatgaccatgtactAAATGACAAAGTTGTCCAGATCTACAATGTCAGAAAACTCGATGAGAATGCAATATCTGGTCACctagcagttaaaaaaaacaaacaaacttcaatatccaaatattgtcaagGGACTgcaatttgctaaaaagtacaaaaatgctTTGTTGGTAATTGGAAAAGGGTATTATAAACAGATGAGTTCAAGATTCAAATATTGGATACAAAGCGTAAGTTGTAAGTCCTGTAGAACAAAGGTAAATGCTTATTTCAATGCATAGCAACTACCATGATGCATGGGAGAAGCAGTGTGATTTTTGGAGGTGTTTCTCTGAGGTggcaggagatatttgcaaaatagatagaATAATGGATCAACagaagtaccatcagatactaatTGTCACGGTATACCCTGTGGTTTGTTTATCATTAGTAAacgattctactaccaagaaaataatgactCCAAACATTTTTCCAACCTGTGGAAAAAGTTACTTTggtaagaaagaagctgctgaagTCATTCGAATGATGCAGTGTCCCACACAGAgctggccaagcgtgtcaaggcgtgcgactcgtaatctgagggtcgggggtttgcatccccgtcacgccaaacatgctcgccttttcagccgtgggggcgttatatagtgactattaatcccactattcgttggtaaaatagtagcccaagagttggcggtgggtggtgatgactagctgccttccctctagtcttacactgctaaattaggaacggctagcacagatagccctcgagtagctgcgtaattcaaaaacaaacccacACAGAGCTCCTATCTCAACCTAGCCGAACAGCTTTcgtagatcaaaaacttgacaaataataataaaaaaaaaaaaatcctttcatttggagtaaaatcccagaggacattttaattaaacttgtttaaacaatgtttaaaagacTTAAGTTATTAAAACCACTACTACTGAggttctgttgtactaaatatgaatattaataaaattgttgtttcaCCGGTGATTTACctttcattgttctttgaaagtagcctgaaatctgatttttgaCCATGTTTTAACACTGTTATACAGTACTATACATCATTCTAGTGATGCACTCGATGTTTATTTACATCATTCCATTCCATGAAGATCAGATTTATTGATTTCTATCTGGCCTGTTTATACATAGTCCACCCCCCAGTAgcccagcggcatgtctgcgaacttaatccgctagaaaccgggtctcaatacccatggtgggcagagaacagatagcttgttgtacagctttgtgcttaattctaaacaaagaaattacACATAGTGACAAGGCCGGATTAAGGATTTTATTGACCCTAGGGTTTTTAAGTTAtacatgaaatacatttatagtcatagcttaAGGCCCTTAATTAATGTGAGGCCCTGGGCTTCAGCCCGGTAAGCCCATGCCTCAATCCAGGTTGGCATAGTAATTAAAGTCACAATTTTAACCCTACAACCCAACAGTAAGTAATTATTCTAACACactaaaattaagaatattagtttaataatacttttattattatcgtTTGTACCCCGGAAACAGTGATTATGGTTACAAAAactaattgttaaattattagtAATACGGATTAAAAGATATTTCATCGTCATATCGTAGCACTGTTTAATAATTGGCCATAATAATTCACAACGTTGTTTTATGCTTGTTAATAATTGTTGATTAAAAGCTGTAAGGGATTCCTTCATCACCTCATGTCCACTCTTGTATAaaacatcattatttttattgatacaaGTTaaccttaattattaataaaatcgGGTTGCACGTGTAGgcaaaagaagaaataaatacttatttatcaATTGAATACCTCATTACAGGAGAGCCCCCTGTTGGTAACTTTGGAAAGTTCGCTATCTCTTGTATATTACcctttttgaaattttttgtcTCATAATCAATACGAAACTGGcaatataataacttttgttttccttcagGTACGAAACAGCCGAAAAAATATTGAAGCCCACAGCCCAGTCAGCCCGACAACCCCTACTCCCCTGATGAAACAAAGCACTCAACGAAAAGACGAAATCCGATTGACTCGAATGATGCTTATCATTTTTTGTTCGTTCATCCTTTGCTTTCTTCCCCTGATGATTGTCAACGTGTTCGATAGTAAAGTGaggtaagtttaataatttatctaatattataaattatttactactAGTTTCTCAAAGCCTAGATTCTTCGTCAGGTTAGTAAAATGATCCATAGTGTGTTTTCTTTtctaaattattaaatgaaacattgtgaaagttttcatattttttaggattttttattaattcagtagtgagttaaattaattttagtttagtaATAGGTGGCGCTTTGCTCTCTTAAACTCCTCTCCAACCCAAATGATAATAAAGGTAGAAGAGTTGCAGTTACCGCCACCTTTTCTGTGGAATGTGTTAAACACAACATTCATATTaccaaaataaactattttgatcCCAAGTTCCTTCCATATTTCAAAGATACTAGTTTTATTGGAACCTAAACTGAAGTAAGGATTGTAAATGGCATTATaagaaatgtttctgtattttactctctcgctctgtgtgtgtgtgtgtagaggtGGGAAGTAGACCAATAGTTAATGTAAACCAGTTTTACTGGAAGCTGTAACCACATAACAAGATCGATTAGGTAATAATTCAGATTCTTAAACTCAATagataaattattcatataaataacaGTTGAGTTAGGGTAAGATGAACATGACTTACTGCTGGGAGGTTGGAACTTTTTGTTGAACATTGGTATATGTTATAGCCTCAGTAAGAACAGTTGGGACTTTCAAGTAAGGATTATTTCTAGGGAGAATTCTGTAAAATCTGATGTTAATATTCGGTACGTGTTCAGTAATAGACAAATTTCATTCGTCATTTTAATTAGGTGATTTGATAAACTATAGTTGTTTGAAATGTGTTTCAGGTACCCTAGCGTTCATGTGATAGCTTCAGTCCTAGCGTGGATGTCTTCTTGCATCAATCCGTTTATTTACGCAGTCATGAACCGTCACTACCGCCAGGCCTACCGTTGTCTATTGTGTTCAAAGGATCGAGCCCGTCGACCTTCCGTTATTACAAGTTTCAACCGTTCTAACAGCTCGGGTTCTGCTTCTAAAACCGTTGTGTCCGATGTGTTCATCTTTCCCACCAAAGACGCcatcaagaagaaagaaaaagagaaggatgaaaatatgatgtaaaattgtttaactttgcTGTTTCAAGCTGTTTTCTAAAACAACCCAAATGTTTTGACGTACCCAGTATGAGCACAACAAAACTAAGCAGACCCTGGCTTCAAGAACGTCTATATTATTATGCTAAATAAACACGACTAATATCTAGAAATATTGGAATTTCGAAACGTTTGAAATTGTGAAGCAGTGTGgtgtttaaatatttcaacactTGTAATCGATCACACAACAGTTTACCTAAGTCTGCCGTATAATACCtagttttaaaatagtaaaaaaatctgtgggaagtgattttttttaatttaagattagTGTGTTGTGGGGGATTTaccaacaaaacattttgttgcgTTTGGTTTTGAGAACAAGTTTATTCTATAAGTTGGATTTAGATCTGTCAGCAACATCGGGTTATGTTTAGTTAGTGGTAACTTGTTTAGTCGTTCACTTATGAAATTTTTTGTAGTCAGTTATTTTGGTTTACTTACTGTTTCTATTTGgaaatcgtttttttttcttcgtaAAAAGTTTGcgtaaaagtaaaaatcaatatACATGCTTGTTATTAACgttcaaaatataaaagtaactttCATTGTGTGAATTTTGATgaagtatgaaaatatattttaactcgtacattattatgttattactCTTGATTGTGAACAGTTTCGTATTTTTTACTAGCTTCTTCTAACCTAACCCTTCTTAAAGTGTTTCATTTTAaggaattaaaatgtaaatatacgaTGTGTGAAATAACATTGATCAACTTGTAGTTAGTTTCGTTTTGAGTTCAATAATACATATTTGATCAGTCTGACACTTATGTGAACTGTGGTGCCTGAAAAACCTTTCGTATCCTAATGTAGTCGAATAATTCtttacaaatctttatttttgaagtatattttaaaaatataaatacttgagACAATAGCGTAAAATTAATGGAGTTTTTTAATAAGAGGTTATTTCTTAAGGTGTTcccagatttttttatttgttcactGGACTAATTAGTTTCCTTAAAATAAGCGGAAATGGTAAGGCCACACTTATTTCCAAAAATATAGCTACGCTTGTGctataagtaaaaagaaaaacaaccgaTAAGTTACCACATCTAACAAGACCCCATTGTTGTTTTCCAAGAACAATTGTAAAGGTTTGTCGAGACTGTTTCGTGAAAACACGCGGCCAGACAATTGCAGTgtatgattgattgatttaggTTTAGCGAGTCAGAATGTGATATGAAACACGCCGGAGCTATACGGAATATTATATCCTGACTGAATCTTTTACATCAATTCATTAAAGTACTTATTAAAACTCCACTCCAATTAAACCCCCTCTTTCATAAAGTTCTCAAATTTCATTGCAACAAAACTCTCAGGTTAGTTAATTTACAAACTCAAGGATTCGTAAGCTACACCTAGTGGAAATCCCGGAATTCACTCGGCTAGGGTAAGCAATGCGCGTGTTTTAAGCTCATATTTCAGGATTTAATATACCAGGTATATTTTCTAGAAATGGGTGTTTAATGACATATAGAACAattgttcctaatttaataaaACTCCACAAACTAAGTAATAAAGTTTCTGTACTTGTCTATTATATCCTTAATATGAAAAAAAGGAGGAGTCCTGTCCCCTCTCTCCTATATCCATCTTAGTGTAATACTACATACAGGTTGCTTATTAATGTTCTGTATGTAGTAAAAACGAACCTACTGTTGACCGAAATGGAACCAAGATATGACTGAAGTTGTTAACCCTTATCATCTGTTACCTGATG
Proteins encoded in this window:
- the LOC143253467 gene encoding protein trapped in endoderm-1-like, whose protein sequence is MFQMAETAKLTIRNKDDPIYSNQSLNIEVKLMDSINQTTVLKEIIKYPRDVTIFAAVCCIIFIITGLLGNLLTILALCRSVKLRNATTAFVISLCTADFLFCAINLPLTASRYIHQSWLQGETLCSLFPFFFYGNVGASLMSMTLITINRFILINHHNLYDKVYQKHYVALMIVFSWIFSFAMLIPTLASAWGTFGLDEETFSCTILKRNGRSPKKFLFILGFLIPCIVIIVSYSCIFYKVRNSRKNIEAHSPVSPTTPTPLMKQSTQRKDEIRLTRMMLIIFCSFILCFLPLMIVNVFDSKVRYPSVHVIASVLAWMSSCINPFIYAVMNRHYRQAYRCLLCSKDRARRPSVITSFNRSNSSGSASKTVVSDVFIFPTKDAIKKKEKEKDENMM